A single window of Salvia splendens isolate huo1 chromosome 6, SspV2, whole genome shotgun sequence DNA harbors:
- the LOC121807814 gene encoding uncharacterized protein LOC121807814, translating to MLFEPVVADWIWNYCASNEYVTWYEFLDDVRRRFDPQCYTRHVGLLKKLVQTGTVYDYQLAFEKLQNNTVGVPDHVLLDLYVAGLKQPLQDEVLLHQPATLASAFALAAQLAACRPDLSPAPQVAQRRPWPPRDSHPVGSAPPVATPSQASPAVSGRPGQHVPRSEGSKTPIIRLSAAQKAERSRLGLCYYCPEKWVTGHVCKHRFLAYMGVEDNEDDPLEDNAEGFSNEVIAADLSHLHSMDGTRRSKSLTLAGTIGTEPVQVLVDTGSSHDFLHPRVAEKLHLPLTAVKPFRVYVGNGESLLCSHISRATELIMQGTEFLIDLHILPIHGPEVILGMEWLESLGRVTTDFVKKSMEFTRGNELVVLTSANPGPRQISLRSLTSFVSRVSLFEMYEVVQLPPSADPAANDAVFPPDLPPQIRDVLQEHATVFSVPVGLPPARQFDHRIHLLPNSKPVNVRPYRYPYFQKNEIERQVRDMLEQGVIQRSHSPFSSPVLLVRKKDGTFRFCIDYRALNKATVPDHFPIPTADELFDELGAARFFTKLDLRSGYHQIRMHEADTYKTVFRTHDGHFEFLVMPFGLTNAPSTFQSAMNCIFQQWLRRFVIVFFDDILVYRPTLETHASHLAQVLAILDKQQFFVKMSKCIFCCTWII from the coding sequence ATGTTATTTGAGCCCGTGGTGGCAGATTGGATCTGGAATTATTGTGCTAGCAACGAGTATGTCACTTGGTATGAGTTCCTGGATGACGTTCGCCGCCGCTTCGACCCTCAATGCTACACGAGGCATGTGGGACTCCTGAAGAAACTCGTCCAAACGGGTACGGTTTATGATTACCAGCTGGCCTTTGAAAAATTGCAAAATAACACTGTTGGGGTGCCTGATCATGTTCTTCTGGATTTGTATGTGGCGGGTCTGAAGCAACCCTTGCAAGACGAGGTGTTGTTACACCAGCCAGCCACATTGGCAAGTGCTTTCGCCCTGGCTGCTCAGCTAGCTGCCTGTCGGCCGGACCTCAGCCCCGCACCCCAGGTTGCGCAGCGCCGCCCTTGGCCCCCGCGTGACTCGCACCCAGTTGGTTCAGCGCCACCAGTAGCGACCCCAAGCCAGGCATCGCCGGCTGTTTCGGGACGCCCAGGGCAGCACGTGCCCCGTTCAGAGGGCTCCAAGACGCCTATCATTCGGCTTTCGGCGGCTCAGAAGGCGGAACGCTCTCGTCTGGGCCTCTGCTACTATTGTCCGGAAAAGTGGGTGACTGGACACGTATGCAAGCATCGATTCCTCGCCTACATGGGAGTCGAGGATAACGAGGATGACCCGCTTGAAGATAATGCCGAGGGATTTTCTAATGAAGTTATTGCGGCGGATCTGTCACATCTTCACTCGATGGACGGCACGAGGAGATCGAAATCTCTGACCTTGGCGGGCACGATCGGGACGGAGCCGGTGCAGGTGCTAGTCGACACGGGCAGCTCGCATGATTTTCTCCACCCCCGCGTGGCCGAGAAGCTCCACCTTCCGCTCACAGCGGTGAAGCCGTTTCGAGTATATGTTGGGAATGGGGAATCATTGTTGTGTTCCCACATCTCCAGGGCCACCGAGTTGATCATGCAGGGCACGGAGTTTCTTATTGACCTCCACATTTTGCCGATTCATGGCCCAGAGGTGATATTGGGTATGGAATGGCTCGAGTCGTTGGGGCGTGTGACTACTGATTTTGTCAAGAAATCAATGGAATTTACTAGAGGCAATGAGTTGGTGGTTCTCACGAGCGCAAACCCTGGCCCGCGTCAGATCTCTCTCCGGTCCTTGACATCTTTTGTGTCCCGGGTGTCATTGTTCGAAATGTACGAGGTAGTCCAGCTGCCTCCGTCAGCTGACCCTGCCGCGAATGATGCAGTTTTCCCTCCCGATTTACCTCCACAAATCCGCGATGTGCTACAAGAACATGCAACAGTTTTTAGTGTTCCGGTTGGCCTTCCACCGGCCCGCCAGTTTGACCATCGCATCCACCTTCTGCCGAATTCCAAGCCAGTGAATGTTCGTCCGTACCGCTACCCATATTTTCAGAAGAATGAAATTGAGAGACAGGTCCGGGACATGTTGGAACAGGGGGTGATTCAGCGCAGTCACAGCCCTTTCTCATCACCGGTTCTCTTAGTTCGCAAAAAGGATGGTACCTTCCGCTTCTGCATCGACTACCGTGCCTTGAACAAGGCCACCGTTCCGGATCATTTTCCAATTCCAACTGCGGACgagttatttgatgagttgGGTGCAGCCCGgtttttcacaaaattagatcTCCGTTCGGGCTATCATCAGATCAGGATGCACGAGGCGGACACCTACAAAACCGTTTTTCGCACTCATGACGGTCACTTtgaattcttggtgatgccGTTCGGACTTACCAACGCGCCATCCACCTTCCAATCAGCGATGAATTGTATTTTCCAACAGTGGCTGCGGAGGTTTGTTATTGTATTTTTCGACGACATCCTCGTCTACCGCCCCACTTTGGAAACCCACGCCTCTCACCTAGCTCAGGTATTGGCGATTCTGGATAAACAGCAATTTTTTGTTAAGATGTCCAAATGCATATTTTGCTGCACGTGGATTATTTAG
- the LOC121807125 gene encoding cytochrome P450 83B1-like yields the protein MKIVVAIIISSILVAIIHKMRMRMRMRMKKRPGPGGVPVLGNLLQFIKSQPLVYLQELHDKYGGVAYLRHGLTPVMVVSSARLAKQVLKRHDNRPPVLGQQKLSYNGADIAFSPYDSHWKEMRRLCAVHLFSPKQLLSFRPIREAQVGRMISKLRSHAVNHEAANLSDMAMSLASNIICGVAFGKTYDDHEYEKKKLDKLVLEAQALMVSFYFSDQLKVFSWLDKLSGLLNRVDNNFKELDSFYQNLIDDHLTRNNNSNKDIIDLMIELKREKPDEITWEHVKGLLMNLFVAGTDTVAAAVVWTMTGLMLRPDVMRKTQEHVREAVGLKKEGAMIEEEELTKLTYLKAVVMEGLRLYPPAPLLYRTEQQGVEEIEGWEVEKGTKIIINGWAVGRDPEVWKDPEEFVPQRFLNGNGNGNESDHREWEFKMLPFGGGRRGCPGMGLGMLAIHLALANLLYSFDWVLPSSAPPIDTHALPGLTMHKKNPLLLIPIPYPSST from the exons ATGAAGATAGTTGTAGCCATAATTATTAGTAGTATCTTGGTTGCAATAATACATaagatgaggatgaggatgaggatgaggatgaagaAGAGGCCGGGGCCGGGAGGAGTCCCGGTGTTGGGAAACTTGCTCCAATTCATCAAATCTCAACCGTTGGTTTACCTCCAAGAGCTACATGACAAGTACGGTGGGGTGGCGTACCTGAGGCACGGGTTGACCCCGGTGATGGTGGTATCGTCGGCAAGATTGGCAAAACAGGTTCTGAAAAGGCACGACAACCGGCCGCCCGTCCTGGGGCAGCAGAAGCTGTCGTACAATGgggcggacatagccttctccCCGTACGACTCTCACTGGAAGGAGATGCGGCGGCTGTGCGCCGTCCATCTCTTCTCCCCGAAGCAGCTGCTGTCGTTCCGGCCCATCCGCGAGGCGCAGGTGGGCCGCATGATCTCCAAACTGCGCTCACATGCTGTTAACCATGAAGCAGCGAATCTCAGCGACATGGCCATGTCCTTGGCCAGCAACATCATCTGCGGTGTGGCGTTCGGAAAAACTTACGACGACCACGAATACGAGAAGAAGAAGCTAGATAAGCTGGTGCTTGAAGCGCAGGCTTTGATGGTCTCGTTTTACTTCTCGGAtcagctcaaagtgtttagttGGTTGGATAAGTTGTCTGGTTTGTTAAACCGGGTGGATAACAATTTCAAAGAGCTTGATTCCTTTTACCAGAACCTCATCGACGACCACCTCACCCGTaacaataatagtaataaagaCATTATCGATCTCATGATCGAGCTGAAGCGGGAGAAGCCTGACGAGATCACGTGGGAGCACGTCAAGGGGCTGCTCATGAATCTGTTTGTGGCGGGGACGGACACGGTGGCTGCTGCGGTAGTGTGGACGATGACGGGGTTGATGCTCAGGCCAGACGTCATGAGGAAGACACAAGAGCATGTCCGGGAAGCG GTAGGGTTGAAAAAAGAAGGAGCGATGATCGAGGAAGAGGAGTTGACGAAGCTGACGTATCTCAAGGCAGTGGTGATGGAGGGTCTGAGGCTGTACCCACCGGCACCGCTGCTGTACAGGACGGAGCAGCAAGGGGTGGAGGAGATAGAGGGGTGGGAAGTGGAGAAGGggacaaaaataattataaacgGGTGGGCTGTTGGGAGAGATCCAGAGGTTTGGAAGGATCCGGAGGAATTCGTGCCACAGAGATTCTTGAATGGGAATGGGAATGGGAATGAGAGTGATCATCGGGAGTGGGAGTTCAAGATGTTGCCGTTTGGGGGTGGGAGGAGGGGCTGCCCTGGGATGGGGTTGGGGATGCTCGCCATACACCTCGCTTTGGCCAATCTTTTATACTCCTTTGATTGGGTGCTGCCCTCCTCTGCTCCGCCCATTGACACTCATGCCTTGCCCGGACTCACCATGCATAAGAAAAATCCACTTCTTTTGATCCCTATACCTTATCCATCTTCCACTTAG